Proteins found in one Triticum aestivum cultivar Chinese Spring chromosome 4D, IWGSC CS RefSeq v2.1, whole genome shotgun sequence genomic segment:
- the LOC123100472 gene encoding sorcin translates to MENAVVLREFDRVDAAGTGNITAPQLQSALAVGNLDFPLSVVQQMIRMYDFDRNGTMSFQEFLALNKFLQKVQGVFSTLERGRGFLSLEDVYEALIKLGFSLDSPAFYTVCESFDKSKKGMVRLDEFISICIFVQSARNLFSSFDTTKQGKVTLDFNQFVYCTANCRI, encoded by the exons ATGGAGAACGCGGTGGTGCTCCGGGAGTTCGACCGCGTCGACGCCGCCGGCACCGGCAACATCACGGCTCCTCAGCTCCAG AGCGCGCTCGCCGTGGGCAACCTCGACTTCCCCCTCTCCGTCGTGCAGCAGATGAtcag GATGTACGACTTCGATCGGAACGGCACCATGAGCTTCCAAG AGTTTTTGGCTCTTAACAAGTTCCTTCAGAAG GTGCAGGGTGTCTTCTCCACCCTAGAAAG GGGTCGTGGATTTCTCAGCCTTGAGGATGTGTATGAG GCGTTGATCAAACTCGGTTTCTCTTTGGATTCACCTGCCTTCTACACTGTCTGTGAG AGCTTCGACAAGAGCAAGAAGGGGATGGTTCGTTTGGATGAGTTCATATCGATCTGCATCTTTGTGCAGTCAGCCCG TAACTTGTTCAGTTCATTTGACACAACCAAGCAAGGGAAAGTGACGTTGGATTTCAACCAGTTCGTCTACTGCA CGGCGAACTGCAGGATATAG
- the LOC123100473 gene encoding solute carrier family 40 member 1, with the protein MEGLAEAGSGGHLAPLLDGVGGGLDAALLRRLYAGHFLARWGARMWEFSVGLYMIRVWPGSLLFAAVYGVVESASVAAFGPMVGTLVDSLTYLQVLGLWLLVQSSSFIVAGVSVTALLVYDDLKVTSFPVFVALVVVTNVSGALAALSTLAGTILIEREWVVVMCGGHPPAVLTRTNSAIRRIDLSCKLLAPVLSGFVISFVSAQASAVALALWNVASVWLVYWLFVSVYNGVPALGANSLARDAAAAAPEADEAVQGHGRDASDWSERLTTRLSVLPCWESWAVYARQEVLLPGVALAILYFSVLSFGTLMTATLDWEGIPAYVISLARGFSAMVGIAATVVYPAAHARLSTLRTGLWSIWTQWCCLLLCVGSVWVGGRVASAWVLMAGVAASRLGLWMFDLAVTQLMQDGVPDADRCAVGGVQSSLQSVFDLLTYVMGIIVSDPRDFGELIALSFLLVTCAAAMYTLHVYRVRKHLFHLDKIFAKMQ; encoded by the exons ATGGAGGGCCTGGCGGAGGCGGGGAGCGGCGGCCATCTCGCGCCTCTCCtcgacggcgtcggcggcggcctgGACGCggccctcctccgccgcctctacGCCGGCCACTTCCTCGCCCGATGGGGCGCGCG CATGTGGGAGTTCTCGGTGGGGCTGTACATGATCCGCGTGTGGCCGGGCTCGCTGCTCTTCGCCGCCGTCTACGGCGTCGTTGAGTCCGCCTCCGTCGCCGCCTTCGGGCCCATGGTCGGCACCCTCGTCGATAGCCTCACCTACCTTCAG GTTTTGGGCCTGTGGCTACTAGTTCAAAGCTCATCCTTCATCGTTGCCGGAGTCTCCGTAACCGCGCTGCTGGTATACGATGACCTGAAAGTGACGAGCTTCCCGGTCTTCGTGGCTCTGGTCGTGGTCACCAACGTGTCCGGCGCGCTCGCGGCGCTCTCGACTCTCGCCGGAACCATACTGATCGAGAGAGAATG GGTGGTGGTGATGTGCGGCGGGCATCCGCCGGCGGTGCTGACCAGAACCAACTCGGCGATCCGGAGGATCGACCTGAGCTGCAAGCTTCTGGCGCCGGTGCTGTCGGGGTTCGTGATCAGCTTCGTGTCGGCGCAGGCCTCCGCGGTGGCGCTGGCGCTATGGAACGTCGCCTCGGTGTGGCTGGTGTACTGGCTCTTCGTGTCCGTGTACAACGGCGTGCCCGCTCTCGGCGCCAACAGCCTGGCAAGGGACGCGGCCGCGGCAGCGCCGGAGGCCGACGAGGCGGTGCAGGGTCACGGTCGGGACGCGTCGGACTGGAGCGAGAGGCTGACGACGCGGCTCTCAGTCCTGCCCTGCTGGGAGTCCTGGGCCGTGTACGCGAGGCAGGAGGTGTTGCTGCCCGGGGTTGCTCTCGCCATCCTCTACTTCTCCGTGCTAAG CTTTGGGACGCTGATGACGGCGACGCTGGACTGGGAGGGCATCCCGGCGTACGTGATCAGCCTGGCCCGGGGGTTCagcgccatggtgggcatcgcGGCGACGGTGGTGTACCCGGCCGCGCACGCGCGGCTGTCCACGCTCCGGACGGGGCTCTGGTCCATCTGGACGCAGTGGTGCTGCCTGCTGCTCTGCGTCGGCTCCGTCTGGGTGGGCGGCCGCGTGGCGTCGGCGTGGGTGCTCATGGCCGGCGTCGCCGCCTCGCGGCTCGGCCTCTGGATGTTCGACCTGGCCGTCACGCAGCTGATGCAGGACGGCGTTCCCGACGCGGACCGGTGCGCCGTCGGCGGCGTCCAGAGCTCGCTGCAGTCCGTGTTCGACCTGCTCACCTACGTCATGGGCATCATCGTCTCCGACCCCAGG GATTTCGGGGAGCTCATCGCGCTGTCCTTCTTGCTGGTGACCTGCGCTGCGGCCATGTACACGCTGCACGTGTACCGCGTGCGGAAGCACCTGTTCCACCTCGACAAGATCTTCGCCAAGATGCAATAG
- the LOC123098880 gene encoding thiol-disulfide oxidoreductase LTO1 isoform X1 has translation MATISAALSVSFLPPAARRAVSTATSSSPRVKRAARFRCCAQPPSPEQQETPAPLPSPPELPSSLWGVSTSAWTAGVAGLGLLETGYLSYLKLTGSEAFCPVAGGGCGDVLDSDYSVVFGIPLPLVGMVTYGVVTALSLQENGEELLPGLDDLDIRLTLLLLATSLATASAYFLFILNTKFVGTSCLYCLSSAFISFTLFFIRLKELLQDIGLARIQKFVGLQLAVAVIVALALTNSYSSATTQLKGTGDFVLEPYKTEVTSESTPFAISLARHLHSIGAKMYGAFWCTHCNDQKQLFGREAMEILDYVECFPNGAGKGKKMANECVATGLEGFPTWVINGKLLSGDQELSVLAEESGFVSESPEQS, from the exons ATGGCGACCATCTCCGCGGCTCTCTCCGTCTCCTTCCTCCCGCCCGCGGCCCGCCgcgccgtctccaccgccacctcctcctccccgcgcgTCAAG AGAGCCGCGCGGTTCAGGTGCTGCGCCCAGCCTCCTTCCCCGGAGCAGCAGGAGACCCCCGCGCCGCTGCCCTCTCCGCCGGAATTGCCTTCGTCCCTGTGGGGCGTCTCCACGAGCGCCTGGACAGCGGGAGTCGCGGGGCTGGGGCTCTTGGAGACCGGCTACCTCAGCTACCTCAAGCTCACCGGCTCCGAGGCCTTCTGCCCCGTCGCCGGGGGAGGCTGCGGCGACGTGCTCGACAGCGACTACTCCGTCGTCTTCG GGATCCCTCTTCCATTAGTTGGTATGGTGACATATGGTGTGGTGACTGCACTTTCTCTGCAAGAAAACGGAGAGGAGTTACTCCCTGGACTCGATGACTTGGATATCCGCCTAACCTTGCTTCTGCTTGCTACTTCACTGGCTACTGCGAGTGCTTATTTTCTTTTCATCCTGAACACCAAATTTGTCGGGACGTCTTGCTTATACTGTCTATCGTCAGCATTTATCTCCTTCACATTATTTTTCATCAGACTGAAG GAATTGTTGCAGGACATTGGCTTGGCACGTATCCAAAAGTTTGTTGGTCTTCAGTTAGCTGTAGCTGTCATTGTTGCTCTTGCTTTAACAAACTCATATAGTTCGGCTACTACTCAATTAAAGGG CACAGGTGATTTTGTATTAGAGCCATACAAAACAGAGGTAACATCAGAATCAACCCCTTTTGCTATTTCACTGGCAAGACATCTACATTCTATAGGTGCTAAGATGTATGGAGCATTCTGGTGTACTCACTGCAATGACCAAAAACAA TTGTTTGGTCGTGAAGCTATGGAAATTCTGGATTATGTGGAATGCTTCCCTAATGGAGCCGGTAAGGGGAAGAAAATGGCCAACGAATGTGTAGCCACTGGTCTGGAAGGTTTTCCAACATGGGTCATCAACGGGAAG CTCCTGAGCGGCGACCAGGAACTCTCAGTCCTCGCAGAAGAATCCGGTTTTGTCTCCGAGAGCCCCGAGCAATCCTGA
- the LOC123098880 gene encoding thiol-disulfide oxidoreductase LTO1 isoform X2: protein MATISAALSVSFLPPAARRAVSTATSSSPRVKRAARFRCCAQPPSPEQQETPAPLPSPPELPSSLWGVSTSAWTAGVAGLGLLETGYLSYLKLTGSEAFCPVAGGGCGDVLDSDYSVVFGIPLPLVGMVTYGVVTALSLQENGEELLPGLDDLDIRLTLLLLATSLATASAYFLFILNTKFVGTSCLYCLSSAFISFTLFFIRLKDIGLARIQKFVGLQLAVAVIVALALTNSYSSATTQLKGTGDFVLEPYKTEVTSESTPFAISLARHLHSIGAKMYGAFWCTHCNDQKQLFGREAMEILDYVECFPNGAGKGKKMANECVATGLEGFPTWVINGKLLSGDQELSVLAEESGFVSESPEQS from the exons ATGGCGACCATCTCCGCGGCTCTCTCCGTCTCCTTCCTCCCGCCCGCGGCCCGCCgcgccgtctccaccgccacctcctcctccccgcgcgTCAAG AGAGCCGCGCGGTTCAGGTGCTGCGCCCAGCCTCCTTCCCCGGAGCAGCAGGAGACCCCCGCGCCGCTGCCCTCTCCGCCGGAATTGCCTTCGTCCCTGTGGGGCGTCTCCACGAGCGCCTGGACAGCGGGAGTCGCGGGGCTGGGGCTCTTGGAGACCGGCTACCTCAGCTACCTCAAGCTCACCGGCTCCGAGGCCTTCTGCCCCGTCGCCGGGGGAGGCTGCGGCGACGTGCTCGACAGCGACTACTCCGTCGTCTTCG GGATCCCTCTTCCATTAGTTGGTATGGTGACATATGGTGTGGTGACTGCACTTTCTCTGCAAGAAAACGGAGAGGAGTTACTCCCTGGACTCGATGACTTGGATATCCGCCTAACCTTGCTTCTGCTTGCTACTTCACTGGCTACTGCGAGTGCTTATTTTCTTTTCATCCTGAACACCAAATTTGTCGGGACGTCTTGCTTATACTGTCTATCGTCAGCATTTATCTCCTTCACATTATTTTTCATCAGACTGAAG GACATTGGCTTGGCACGTATCCAAAAGTTTGTTGGTCTTCAGTTAGCTGTAGCTGTCATTGTTGCTCTTGCTTTAACAAACTCATATAGTTCGGCTACTACTCAATTAAAGGG CACAGGTGATTTTGTATTAGAGCCATACAAAACAGAGGTAACATCAGAATCAACCCCTTTTGCTATTTCACTGGCAAGACATCTACATTCTATAGGTGCTAAGATGTATGGAGCATTCTGGTGTACTCACTGCAATGACCAAAAACAA TTGTTTGGTCGTGAAGCTATGGAAATTCTGGATTATGTGGAATGCTTCCCTAATGGAGCCGGTAAGGGGAAGAAAATGGCCAACGAATGTGTAGCCACTGGTCTGGAAGGTTTTCCAACATGGGTCATCAACGGGAAG CTCCTGAGCGGCGACCAGGAACTCTCAGTCCTCGCAGAAGAATCCGGTTTTGTCTCCGAGAGCCCCGAGCAATCCTGA
- the LOC123100474 gene encoding uncharacterized protein, with protein sequence MSILWLVDLLERPGYPDSEKYKIYLLMPGRSITEGLFYVWCDDDLQKMMSTVPKNCNSIILYVDQMFEIPVNICDEVAIEEKVLEPIVGEGVNPESIVGEDMLRADQGRLRTEEKRLQRLQKFKKLKDEESDDSDQLDSDADFFDSDNDPLDGDDDIFAAFVDHDVIDAMITSKGKKVVEVNEDGKDKRKKKKKKKKSKKEDSDEELLLPDSDDENFNFKFKSFAEHDMADPEFKIGMTFSTVEQLREAISEYSIKNRVALHKTRNCRTRVEVVCAEGCPWYLYVTEDSRSKSLLVKRYVNEHTCSREWAIKAMTAPYLAKKYVEEIRDNENIDAKSFDNKVQKDYNLAPGRMKLQRAKKRSMAIIRGDEEKQYNLLWDYVEEIRRSNPGSSVFLNLDANGLFETMYFSLDACKRGFLEGCRPILFFDGCHLKTRHGGVMLIAIGIDPNDCIFPIAMAVVDVECKNSWKWFMNTLKHDLNIHDHTAAFTLMSDKQKGLILAVQEEFPDSEHRFCVRHLYQNFNTIHKGEVLKNQLWACARSSNKPQYERNMDKLKALSPEAYAWLDKHPPNQWCRAFFDCFYKSDTLLNNHCEVFNKLFCNLYVSY encoded by the exons ATGTCTATTTTGTGGCTTGTTGATTTGTTAGAGCGACCCGGTTACCCTGATAGTGAAAAGTACAAGATATATTTGCTCATGCCTGGGAGAAGTATTACTGAAGGACTTTTCTATGTGTGGTGTGATGATGATCTTCAGAAGATGATGAGTACAGTACCGAAGAACTGCAACAGCATAATACTTTACGTCGATCAAATGTTTGAAATTCCTGTTAACATATGTGATGAGGTTGCCATAGAAGAAAAGGTTTTAGAG CCCATTGTAGGTGAGGGGGTCAATCCTGAGAGCATTGTAGGAGAGGACATGTTGCGGGCAGATCAGGGCAGGTTGCGGACAGAAGAGAAAAGGTTGCAGAGATTGCAGAAATTTAAGAAACTGAAGGATGAAGAGTCTGATGACAGCGACCAGTTGGATTCAGATGCAGATTTCTTTGATAGTGACAATGACCCATTAGATGGGGATGATGACATCTTTGCTGCATTTGTGGACCATGATGTCATAGATGCAATGATTACTAGCAAAGGCAAAAAAGTAGTTGAAGTAAATGAGGATGGTAaggacaagaggaagaagaagaagaagaagaagaaaagtaaaAAGGAAGATTCTGATGAGGAGTTGCTTCTTCCAGATTCAGATGACGAGAACTTCAATTTTAAGTTCAAGTCTTTTGCTGAACATGACATGGCAGACCCGGAGTTCAAGATTGGAATGACTTTTTCAACAGTTGAGCAGTTGAGAGAAGCAATATCTGAGTATAGCATAAAGAATAGAGTGGCTTTGCACAAGACTAGAAATTGTAGAACCAGGGTTGAGGTGGTCTGTGCTGAAGGTTGCCCCTGGTATTTGTATGTGACAGAAGACAGCAGGTCCAAGAGCTTGCTTGTGAAGAGATATGTTAATGAGCACACATGTAGCAGAGAGTGGGCTATCAAGGCAATGACTGCTCCCTATCTTGCCAAAAAATATGTGGAAGAAATAAGAGACAATGAGAACATTGATGCAAAGTCATTTGACAATAAGGTGCAAAAGGACTACAATTTGGCTCCTGGCAGAATGAAGCTGCAAAGGGCAAAGAAGAGATCAATGGCTATTATCAGAGGAGATGAGGAGAAGCAATATAATTTGCTTTGGGATTATGTGGAAGAGATTAGGAGATCAAACCCTGGGAGCAGTGTCTTTCTTAATTTGGATGCAAATGGTTTGTTTGAAACTATGTACTTTTCTCTTGATGCATGCAAGAGGGGCTTTCTGGAGGGTTGCAGGCCAATTCTTTTCTTTGATGGTTGTCACTTGAAGACAAGGCATGGTGGTGTTATGTTGATAGCAATAGGTATTGACCCTAATGATTGTATCTTCCCAATTGCCATGGCTGTGGTAGATGTAGAGTGCAAAAACAGTTGGAAATGGTTCATGAACACTTTGAAGCATGACCTGAACATCCACGACCACACGGCAGCCTTTACTCTTATGTCAGATAAGCAGAAAGGGCTGATACTTGCAGTGCAGGAAGAATTTCCAGATAGTGAACATAGGTTCTGTGTAAGACATCTCTACCAAAACTTTAACACGATTCACAAGGGGGAAGTTTTGAAGAATCAACTTTGGGCTTGTGCAAGATCTAGTAACAAGCCACAATATGAAAGAAACATGGACAAATTGAAGGCTCTGAGTCCTGAAGCATATGCATGGCTTGATAAGCACCCACCAAACCAATGGTGTAGGGCTTTCTTTGATTGTTTCTATAAGAGTGACACACTCCTCAATAATCATTGTGAAGTGTTCAACAA ATTATTCTGCAACTTGTATGTTAGCTACTGA